In one Mucilaginibacter ginsenosidivorax genomic region, the following are encoded:
- a CDS encoding DUF6934 family protein, translated as MNLPKYDYTPNDNFTNYEFYSDGPNGKIRKMIIFSEAVSKPFLIYNLAFGDVNEETGDIDDAITSNNQDRDKVLATVASSIHDFCDINGNHLIYAEGSSAARTRLYQMGITRNLEEINKEFEIKGLGPNGWEQFQKNVNYKAFLANRKKKFIFV; from the coding sequence ATGAACCTGCCTAAATACGATTACACACCTAACGATAACTTTACCAATTATGAGTTTTATAGCGACGGCCCTAACGGAAAGATCAGAAAAATGATCATTTTTAGTGAAGCTGTGTCAAAACCTTTTTTGATTTACAATCTTGCATTTGGAGATGTTAATGAAGAAACCGGTGATATTGATGATGCAATAACAAGTAATAACCAGGATAGAGATAAGGTTTTAGCTACAGTTGCCAGTTCGATTCATGATTTTTGCGATATCAACGGAAACCATCTCATTTACGCAGAAGGTAGCAGTGCAGCAAGGACACGGCTTTACCAAATGGGTATCACCAGAAACCTTGAGGAAATTAACAAGGAATTTGAAATTAAAGGATTGGGGCCTAATGGATGGGAGCAATTTCAAAAAAATGTTAACTATAAAGCATTCTTGGCAAACAGAAAAAAAAAATTTATATTTGTGTAG
- a CDS encoding ATP-dependent nuclease produces the protein MNHIRIADQQKRPEYFKDELPIIFLSGVKDINIIIGANNTRKSRFLRALITQEQKAVFLFDGKLNEYCLEGIRLFDETVQKHPTLPEQKIAIIEFAAESEDNAYQLVRAYFNHKPGSPNEVDFFQLKVSITEILDLLKSVGSQGQFNEMLAKIKRLYMSVLLLEDIYQKLERYQGKNMIPTSIKPFIPGIIHKITGINLGDPIPEFRLKLDLLIKIRTWLTPLPEIGFIESYAVPLIFIPVLRTSRMIPGIQTDTFEKAIRGQHFNKDISKLSIETGLNLYDKIGLARNGSRKEIRAFSAFEKFIGRVFFQSEDIHIIAHRSKIELDKIIKISLPNELEDISIHDLGDGIQGVINLLFPIFTAEVGSWVFIDEPENHLHPGYQNIFIRALVDEPFIRNKNLRFFINTHSNHILSESLLSADDSEIFVFSRRDEYSSTINSFSGNEYSTLEMLGVFNTSVLISNCSVWVEGVTDRLYLKAFLYAYANSLPADAFIPVEGLHFSYIEYAGSNLLHYNFDVEHSNIEDNDLVHKIKAYFINSNVFLLADSDFNEEKHQMYEAIDRGNFVYCQTVVPEVENLLPDLILKDFLLEEVKCHAQEVEAAFQMEYGQPTIGDCKKNQKLGDCFSDKFTYQKRKRKFTADGTGGTLSPAYKKGLADFVHREIMNKRINWKTLQASKELEDIVVRLYNFIVSKNGKGAI, from the coding sequence ATGAACCATATTAGAATTGCAGATCAGCAAAAACGACCAGAATATTTTAAAGATGAGCTGCCTATTATCTTTCTCAGCGGCGTCAAGGATATCAATATCATCATCGGTGCTAACAACACTAGGAAGAGCCGTTTTCTCCGGGCCTTGATCACTCAGGAACAAAAAGCTGTCTTTTTATTTGATGGAAAATTGAACGAATATTGCTTAGAAGGAATCAGACTGTTCGATGAGACAGTTCAAAAGCATCCAACATTACCGGAGCAGAAAATCGCCATAATAGAATTCGCAGCGGAATCCGAAGATAATGCTTATCAATTAGTTAGAGCTTATTTCAACCATAAACCAGGTTCACCAAACGAAGTTGATTTTTTCCAACTAAAGGTGAGTATTACGGAAATTCTGGATTTATTGAAGTCAGTGGGTTCGCAGGGACAATTCAATGAAATGTTAGCAAAAATCAAGCGCCTCTATATGAGCGTGTTGCTACTAGAAGATATCTATCAAAAACTAGAAAGATATCAGGGTAAAAACATGATTCCCACAAGTATTAAACCCTTTATACCGGGTATTATCCATAAGATCACAGGTATTAATCTGGGAGATCCCATTCCTGAATTCCGGTTAAAGTTAGATTTACTGATTAAAATCAGGACCTGGCTCACACCTTTACCCGAAATCGGATTTATTGAAAGCTACGCTGTTCCGCTGATCTTTATACCTGTATTGCGCACTTCACGAATGATTCCAGGAATACAAACGGACACATTTGAAAAAGCTATCCGGGGGCAGCATTTTAATAAAGACATTTCAAAGCTCAGTATCGAAACGGGGCTAAACCTCTATGATAAAATCGGCCTGGCGCGCAATGGTAGCCGTAAGGAGATCAGAGCATTCAGCGCTTTCGAGAAATTTATCGGTCGTGTATTTTTTCAATCAGAGGATATCCATATTATCGCACATCGTTCGAAGATTGAACTTGATAAGATCATCAAGATTAGCCTGCCTAATGAGTTGGAGGACATTAGTATTCATGACCTTGGCGATGGCATACAGGGCGTGATCAATCTTCTTTTTCCAATTTTTACGGCGGAAGTCGGCAGCTGGGTTTTTATTGATGAGCCCGAAAATCATTTACATCCCGGCTATCAGAATATCTTTATTAGAGCTTTAGTTGATGAGCCTTTTATCAGGAATAAAAATTTGCGTTTTTTTATAAATACACATTCTAATCATATCTTATCTGAATCCTTGTTAAGCGCCGATGATTCAGAAATATTTGTATTCAGCCGAAGGGATGAATATTCCTCGACCATTAACTCATTCAGTGGCAATGAGTATAGCACTTTGGAAATGCTGGGCGTATTTAACACCTCTGTACTGATCAGCAACTGTAGCGTGTGGGTGGAGGGGGTTACGGATCGCCTGTACCTGAAAGCATTTTTATATGCTTATGCCAATAGTTTGCCGGCGGATGCTTTCATTCCTGTTGAAGGACTACATTTCAGTTATATTGAGTACGCGGGAAGTAATTTGCTGCACTATAATTTTGATGTAGAACATAGTAACATAGAGGACAATGACCTTGTACATAAGATTAAAGCTTATTTCATCAATTCCAATGTTTTTTTGTTAGCTGACTCTGATTTTAACGAAGAAAAGCATCAAATGTATGAGGCTATCGACCGGGGGAATTTTGTGTATTGCCAGACGGTTGTTCCAGAGGTTGAAAATCTATTGCCCGATTTGATATTGAAAGACTTCTTACTGGAGGAAGTAAAGTGCCATGCACAAGAAGTGGAAGCGGCTTTCCAGATGGAGTACGGACAACCGACCATTGGAGATTGCAAGAAAAACCAGAAACTCGGAGATTGTTTTAGTGATAAATTCACTTATCAAAAAAGGAAGCGCAAGTTTACTGCTGACGGTACTGGCGGCACTTTATCTCCTGCCTATAAAAAGGGGCTAGCTGATTTTGTTCATCGAGAGATCATGAATAAACGGATTAATTGGAAGACTTTACAGGCATCCAAAGAACTTGAAGATATAGTCGTTAGATTATATAATTTCATTGTTAGTAAAAATGGCAAGGGTGCCATTTAA